A stretch of Vigna angularis cultivar LongXiaoDou No.4 chromosome 4, ASM1680809v1, whole genome shotgun sequence DNA encodes these proteins:
- the LOC108342507 gene encoding protein EXPRESSION OF TERPENOIDS 1 produces MAGFFSLGGTRRGGPQNKEEGEVEKGDNNIHNNNRNNLLLFRNEEIYNKGFEIWPESYQPQAAPQNLSNYFAFGVGPSRRNCSSVNEEEVSLCVSDESTRFGLTVMRSGGAGSSGMNCQDCGNQAKKDCTHLRCRTCCKTRGFQCQTHVKSTWVPAAKRRERQQQLASLQSPQQFRPENIPKRYHRDTQLVSAPQPIAGLELGHFPPEVSTSAVFRCVRVSAVDASDEQCAYQTSVNIGGHVFKGILYDQGPESSYTSAVTEGSSGGEPRHLGLITAAATATATATTVGGNNPFEPSLYPASLNAFMSGTQFFHPPRS; encoded by the exons ATGGCCGGGTTCTTCTCTCTAGGTGGAACTAGAAGGGGAGGTCCACAAAACAAGGAAGAGGGAGAGGTGGAAAAAGGAGATAACAATATCCACAACAACAACAGGAATAACCTATTGTTGTTCAGGAACGAGGAGATCTACAACAAGGGGTTCGAGATATGGCCAGAGTCGTATCAGCCCCAAGCTGCACCCCAAAACTTGAGCAACTACTTTGCGTTTGGAGTGGGTCCTAGTCGCAGGAACTGCTCGAGCGTGAACGAGGAGGAGGTTTCGCTCTGTGTGTCTGATGAGTCAACGAGATTTGGATTAACTGTCATGAGGTCCGGAGGTGCAGGAAGCAGCGGCATGAACTGTCAGGACTGTGGTAACCAAGCCAAGAAAGATTGTACACATCTCAGATGCAGGACCTGCTGTAAGACCCGAGGGTTTCAGTGCCAAACCCACGTTAAGAGCACTTGGGTTCCAGCAGCCAAACGCCGCGAACGACAACAACAACTCGCTTCCTTGCAGAGCCCACAACAATTTCGCCCAGAGAATATTCCCAAACGATATCATAGAGACACTCAGCTCGTCTCCGCTCCACAACCCATCGCAG GGTTAGAGCTGGGGCATTTCCCACCTGAAGTGAGCACTTCGGCGGTGTTTCGGTGTGTGAGAGTCAGCGCAGTGGACGCTTCAGATGAACAGTGCGCGTACCAAACCTCTGTCAACATCGGAGGGCATGTTTTCAAGGGAATTCTCTACGATCAAGGTCCTGAAAGTTCTTACACCAGTGCAGTTACTGAGGGTTCCTCCGGTGGTGAACCCCGACATCTTGGTTTAATAACCGCCGCAGCCACAGCCACAGCCACAGCCACAACAGTCGGTGGAAACAACCCATTTGAGCCTTCACTTTACCCCGCTTCGCTGAATGCTTTCATGTCTGGTACACAATTCTTCCATCCCCCAAGGTCCTAA
- the LOC108341291 gene encoding S-type anion channel SLAH4, with product MACSNLTKPLHCMNSLSQKLFFYEFDNEGMATQGSPFQIELVVDTTMTTSNVCSHSDSFSNHQHSTSFSKLLMSVLTRFHAGYFRISLSLGSQVLLWKTVMTSAQDKTTLPHVLSTLPSVAVYALWSFSLFTLVLLSLLYLLRCFFFFKMVKVEFLHPVGVNYFFAPWISWLLLLESAPFVAPKTTLYMVLWWVFAVPVVVLDVKIYGQWLTKGKRVLSSAAGNPTSQVSVIGNLVGAQAAAHMGWKECALWLFSVGMVHYVVLFVTLYQRLSGRDGVPVLLRPVLFLFIAAPSVASLAWESIVGTFDTASKMLFFLSIFLFLSLICRPNLFWRSMRRFNVAWWDYSFPITALALVSADYAEEVKGTFSHILMLFLLALSVLVSLALTMFTLLNFNMLLVDIYPSKLSQSILVM from the exons ATGGCATGTTCTAATCTTACAAAACCCTTGCATTGCATGAATTCCCTCTCACAAAAACTCTTCTTCTACGAGTTCGACAACGAGGGCATGGCAACCCAAGGTTCGCCATTTCAGATTGAACTTGTGGTAGACACGACCATGACAACCTCAAACGTTTGTAGCCACAGCGACAGTTTCAGCAATCACCAACATTCAACCTCTTTCTCAAAGCTCCTAATGTCTGTTCTAACCAGATTCCATGCAGGCTACTTCAGAATAAGCCTTTCCCTCGGAagccaagtattactgtggaaGACGGTAATGACATCGGCACAAGACAAAACCACTCTACCGCACGTGCTTTCCACGCTTCCTTCAGTGGCTGTCTATGCACTCTGGTCTTTCTCCCTTTTCACTCTAGTGTTACTCTCCCTCCTCTACCTCCTAAgatgcttttttttctttaagatgGTGAAGGTCGAGTTCTTGCACCCTGTGGGGGTTAACTACTTCTTCGCCCCCTGGATTTCGTGGCTTCTCTTGCTTGAATCAGCGCCGTTCGTGGCGCCCAAAACCACCTTGTACATGGTTCTGTGGTGGGTGTTTGCGGTGCCGGTGGTGGTGCTTGACGTGAAGATCTACGGACAGTGGTTGACGAAGGGGAAGAGGGTTTTATCCTCTGCGGCGGGGAATCCGACGAGCCAGGTGTCAGTGATAGGGAACTTGGTTGGAGCACAGGCTGCTGCGCACATGGGATGGAAAGAGTGTGCGTTGTGGTTGTTTTCGGTGGGGATGGTGCATTACGTGGTGCTGTTTGTTACGCTTTATCAGCGATTATCGGGTAGAGATGGGGTTCCAGTATTGTTAAGGCCAGTTTTGTTCTTGTTCATTGCAGCGCCTAGCGTAGCAAGCTTGGCTTGGGAATCCATTGTTGGAACCTTTGACACTGCTTCCAAGATGCTCTTCTTTCTATCCATTTTCCTATTCCTCTCACTG ATTTGCAGGCCAAACCTATTCTGGAGATCAATGAGAAGGTTCAACGTTGCATGGTGGGATTACTCATTTCCCATTACTGCACTTGCTCTTGTTTCAGCAGATTATGCAGAAGAAGTGAAAGGAACTTTTTCTCACATTCTAATGCTCTTTCTGTTGGCTCTTTCTGTTCTTGTCTCTCTTGCTCTCACCATGTTTACTCTTCTCAACTTTAACATGCTTCTAGTGGATATATATCCTTCCAAGCTTTCTCAGTCAATCCTTGTAATGTAA
- the LOC128196137 gene encoding S-type anion channel SLAH1-like, whose translation MATQGSRSQIELVVDTTTTTSTVSNSFSNYQHSTSSTTLLISVLTKLHAGYFRISLSLGSQALLWKTIITSEEDTTTLPHVLSTLPSAAVYALWSLSLFTLVLLSLLYLLRCFFFFKMVKAEFLHPVGVNYLFAPWISWLLLLESAPFVAPKTALYFVLWWVFAVPMMVLDVKIYGQWLTKGKRVLSSAAGNPTSQLSVIGNLVGAQAAAHMGWKECALWLFSVGMVHYVVLFVTLYQRLSGRDGVPVLLRPVLFLFIAAPSVASLAWESIVGTFDTASKMLFFLSLFLFTSLICRPKLFRRSMKRFNVAWWAYSFPITVLALVSTDYAEEVKGTFSHILMLLLLALSVLVSFALTMFTLLNSNMLLPDTYI comes from the exons ATGGCAACTCAAGGTTCCCGATCCCAGATTGAACTTGTAGTAGACACGACCACGACCACCTCAACCGTTTCCAACAGTTTTAGCAACTACCAACACTCAACCTCTTCCACAACGCTCCTAATCTCTGTTCTGACCAAGTTGCATGCAGGCTACTTCAGAATAAGCCTCTCCCTCGGAAGCCAAGCATTACTGTGGAAGACGATAATCACATCGGAAGAAGACACAACCACTCTACCGCACGTGCTTTCCACGCTTCCTTCAGCGGCTGTCTATGCACTCTGGTCTCTCTCCCTTTTCACTCTAGTGTTACTCTCCCTTCTATACCTCCTGAggtgcttttttttctttaaaatggTGAAGGCCGAGTTCTTGCACCCTGTAGGGGTTAACTACCTCTTCGCTCCCTGGATCTCGTGGCTTCTCTTGCTTGAATCAGCGCCGTTCGTGGCGCCCAAAACCGCCTTGTACTTTGTTCTGTGGTGGGTGTTTGCGGTCCCGATGATGGTGCTTGACGTGAAGATCTACGGGCAGTGGTTGACTAAGGGAAAGAGGGTTTTGTCCTCTGCGGCGGGGAACCCCACGAGCCAGTTGTCGGTGATAGGGAACTTGGTGGGGGCACAGGCTGCTGCGCACATGGGGTGGAAAGAGTGTGCGCTGTGGTTGTTTTCGGTGGGGATGGTGCATTACGTGGTGCTTTTTGTTACCCTTTATCAGCGATTATCGGGTAGAGATGGGGTTCCGGTGTTGTTAAGGCCAGTTTTGTTCTTGTTCATTGCAGCGCCTAGCGTAGCAAGCTTGGCTTGGGAATCCATTGTTGGAACCTTTGACACTGCTTCCAAGATGctcttttttctttccctcTTCCTCTTCACCTCACTG ATTTGCAGGCCAAAGCTGTTCAGAAGATCAATGAAAAGGTTCAACGTTGCATGGTGGGCTTACTCATTTCCCATTACTGTACTTGCTCTTGTTTCAACGGATTATGCAGAAGAAGTGAAAGGAACTTTTTCTCACATCCTAATGCTCCTTCTGTTGGCTCTTTCAGTTCTTGTCTCTTTTGCTCTCACCATGTTTACTCTCCTCAACTCTAACATGCTTCTACCGGATACATATATATAG
- the LOC108342399 gene encoding agamous-like MADS-box protein AP3: protein MHLPPPSLCISLSLINSLSYSCSYYHSEFPEEADRKEQKHKHKEAEADTATTAMARGKIQIKRIENTTNRQVTYSKRRNGLFKKANELTVLCDAKVSIIMFSSTGKLHEYISPSTSTKHFFDQYQMTLGVDLWNSHYENMQENLKKLKEVNKNLRKEIRQRMGDCLIDLNMEDLKLLEDEMDKAAKIVRERKYKVITNQIDTQRKKFNNEKEVHNRLLRDLDARAEDPRFALIENAGGEYDSVIGFSNLGPRMFALSLQPSHPSAHSGPTSDLTTYPLLF from the exons ATGCATCTCCCCCCACCTTCCCTTTGTATTTCCCTTTCCCTCATTAACTCATTATCCTATTCCTGTTCCTATTATCACTCAGAATTCCCAGAAGAAGCAGATAGAAAGGAACAGAAGCATAAGCATAAGGAAGCAGAAGCAGATACAGCAACAACAGCTATGGCTCGTGGAAAGATCCAGATCAAGAGGATAGAGAACACCACCAACCGCCAAGTCACTTACTCCAAACGACGCAATGGCCTTTTCAAGAAGGCCAACGAGCTCACCGTTCTCTGCGATGCCAAGGTTTCTATTATTATGTTCTCCAGCACTGGCAAACTCCACGAGTACATTAGCCCCTCCACCTC AACAAAACACTTCTTTGATCAATACCAGATGACCCTAGGAGTTGATCTCTGGAACTCTCACTACGAG AATATGCAGGAGAACTTGAAGAAACTCAAAGAGGTCAATAAGAATCTTCGCAAGGAGATTAG GCAGAGGATGGGAGATTGCCTGATCGATCTGAATATGGAAGATCTCAAGCTCCTGGAGGATGAAATGGACAAGGCCGCCAAGATTGTTCGTGAGCGTAAG TATAAAGTGATAACAAACCAGATTGACACCCAAAGGAAGAAG tttaataacgAGAAAGAAGTGCACAACAGACTCTTGCGTGACTTG GATGCAAGAGCAGAAGATCCACGTTTTGCATTGATAGAGAATGCAGGAGGAGAGTACGATTCTGTGATCGGGTTCTCAAATTTAGGTCCACGCATGTTTGCCTTGAGCCTACAGCCAAGCCATCCTAGTGCTCATAGCGGACCAACCTCTGATCTCACCACTTACCCCTTACTTTTCTAG
- the LOC108343437 gene encoding uncharacterized protein LOC108343437 isoform X1 gives MGALATLAPWIPEDDLLLKNAVEAGASLESLAKGAVQFSRKYSIREIQDRWYSLLYDPVISAEASAGMTNFELSASPLPSKFYRFGHSKEHKVVSAKRKSGSVRNLYYARCKRIRNSMLTSMDLSFLVDPGNSNYAEHELHPLSGTCVPEGGTLNLPVQYDFPPENVMDDNVVSDGVTASVFFPGVERAVEENFPAKLNNVLKEEPHFIGDNVPLDEAVEELDVPGELTIDGWIGDDNLERIPLPTLDDINNDPGNMCPDFDEKCAFDSELECGTSFNLASLPEIPVWSTDEGIKESDMPCDGFNDSIACGGAYLEELSNSLLNFSSEEELFLMDVDGEEGIDKSYLDGLSSLLLNSTNDVNPSQVPKKDEAELQVPKTDGTESLMASQAHVLNHSVSCHKELEDNQGSTSSGVQVVHKLEFQMPSPPLAEDSLFHELINEVPSCSLNTEEQEIPDNEDVFLPFDVPPVIFPPSSKLIFKASKKPISSSVQDYGFNRHRANGRGKVLMHVEKKIRVESQSSSQMMGSPCFLVPDGGSKVKCELPANHASHIVSTSSVTVSGGLGGNGAANTTIAPLHANKKEEATNADLAKDQCNHMANPFIKKSAGSSNDLQNNPQFHGSSMKNEQDIGLSLQDHQLKCAEVGSSDVLDSELVADPLTLDEEEHDIDSDDELPSYSDVEAMVLDMDLDPDDHQDSCYSEEVSRYQHVESKRAIMRLEQGAHSCIQRAINAHGAFAILYGRHSKHYIKKPEVLLGRATEGFPVDIDLSKGGYSNSISRRQAIIKMDKEGSFYIKNFGKSSILVNSKEVHTGQSQRLHTNYLIEVRGIPLIFEINQNRVKRYLDHISDNSQTF, from the exons ATGGGAGCTCTGGCTACATTAGCCCCTTGGATTCCCGAGGACGATCTTTTGCTCAAGAACGCCGTTGAG GCGGGTGCTTCACTAGAGTCACTTGCCAAAGGTGCAGTGCAATTTTCTCGAAAATATAGTATCAGAGAGATACAAGATAGGTGGTATTCTCTCCTCTATGATCCTGTCATTTCTGCAGAAGCTTCTGCGGGTATGACAAACTTTGAGCTTTCAGCTTCGCCTCTCCCATCGAAGTTTTACAGGTTTGGACATTCCAAGGAACATAAAGTTGTTTCAGCTAAGAGAAAGTCTGGAAGTGTTCGCAATTTGTATTATGCAAGGTGCAAAAGAATTCGAAATAGCATGTTAACTTCCATGGACTTGAGTTTTCTAGTGGATCCGGGAAATAGTAATTATGCAGAGCATGAACTTCACCCCTTATCTGGAACCTGCGTGCCTGAAGGTGGAACTTTAAATCTCCCTGTTCAGTATGATTTTCCTCCTGAAAATGTGATGGATGATAACGTGGTTTCTGATGGAGTTACTGCCAGTGTGTTTTTCCCTGGAGTTGAAAGGGCAGTTGAAGAGAATTTTCCTGCCAAGCTAAATAATGTACTTAAGGAAGAACCTCATTTTATTGGAGACAACGTGCCTTTGGATGAAGCTGTTGAGGAATTGGATGTTCCTGGAGAATTGACTATTGATGGGTGGATTGGTGACGATAATTTAGAGAGAATACCTTTGCCCACATTAGATGACATCAACAATGACCCTGGAAATATGTGTCCtgattttgatgaaaaatgtgCATTTGATTCTGAGTTAGAGTGCGGAACTTCATTTAACTTGGCTTCACTTCCTGAAATACCAGTCTGGAGTACAGATGAGGGCATCAAAGAGTCTGATATGCCATGCGATGGTTTTAATGATTCGATTGCTTGTGGGGGTGCTTATTTGGAAGAACTGTCCAATTCTCTCCTCAACTTTAGTAGTGAGGAAGAGCTCTTTCTGATggatgttgatggagaagaagGGATTGACAAATCTTACTTGGATGGTTTGAGTTCGCTCCTACTAAATTCTACAAATGATGTTAATCCAAGTCAAGTCCCTAAAAAGGATGAAGCAGAGCTGCAAGTCCCTAAAACAGATGGAACAGAGTCGTTAATGGCCTCACAGGCACATGTTCTAAATCATTCAGTTTCATGTCACAAAGAGTTAGAAGACAACCAAGGGTCAACCTCTAGTGGTGTACAAGTAGTTCACAAATTAGAGTTCCAAATGCCATCTCCTCCCTTGGCTGAAGATTCCCTCTTTCATGAACTAATTAACGAAGTTCCTTCCTGTTCCCTAAACACTGAGGAACAAGAAATTCCAGATAATGAAGACGTTTTCCTACCGTTTGATGTGCCTCCTGTCATATTTCCCCCTTCatctaaattgatttttaaagcATCCAAGAAACCAATTTCGTCATCTGTTCAGGATTATGGATTTAATAGGCATAGAGCTAACGGAAGAGGCAAAGTTCtgatgcatgtagagaagaaaATCCGTGTAGAATCTCAATCATCTTCTCAGATGATGGGATCACCTTGCTTCCTGGTACCTGATGGTGGTTCTAAGGTAAAATGCGAGTTGCCTGCTAATCACGCATCACACATAGTATCTACGAGTTCTGTTACTGTTTCTGGTGGCTTAGGTGGAAATGGTGCTGCAAACACTACAATTGCTCCTCTGCATGCAAATAAAAAGGAAGAAGCTACCAATGCTGACTTGGCAAAGGATCAATGCAATCATATGGCAAATCCTTTCATTAAGAAATCAGCAGGTAGTTCGAATGACTTACAAAATAATCCCCAATTTCATGGTTCTAGCATGAAGAATGAACAAGATATAGGTTTGTCACTTCAAGATCACCAGTTGAAATGTGCTGAAGTTGGATCCTCAGATGTTCTTGACTCAGAGCTGGTGGCAGACCCTCTAACACTAGATGAGGAAGAGCATGATATAGACAGCGACGATGAGCTTCCTTCTTATTCTGACGTAGAAGCAATG GTACTTGATATGGATTTGGATCCTGATGATCATCAGGATTCTTGTTATAGTGAGGAAG TATCAAGATATCAACATGTGGAAAGTAAGCGAGCTATCATGAGGCTGGAACAGGGTGCCCATTCTTGTATTCAGAGAGCCATTAATGCACATGGAGCATTTGCCATCTTATATGGTCGCCACTCAAAGCATTATATTAAGAAACCCGAG GTTCTACTTGGTCGAGCGACGGAAGGTTTTCCTGTGGACATTGACTTGAGCAAAGGAGGGTATAGCAATTCAATATCTCGACGTCAG GCAATTATAAAGATGGATAAAGAGGGATCATTCTACATAAAAAACTTCGGCAAGAGTTCAATCCTGGTAAATAGCAAAGAAGTGCACACTGGTCAGTCTCAAAGACTGCATACTAATTATCTAATTGAG
- the LOC108343437 gene encoding uncharacterized protein LOC108343437 isoform X2: MTNFELSASPLPSKFYRFGHSKEHKVVSAKRKSGSVRNLYYARCKRIRNSMLTSMDLSFLVDPGNSNYAEHELHPLSGTCVPEGGTLNLPVQYDFPPENVMDDNVVSDGVTASVFFPGVERAVEENFPAKLNNVLKEEPHFIGDNVPLDEAVEELDVPGELTIDGWIGDDNLERIPLPTLDDINNDPGNMCPDFDEKCAFDSELECGTSFNLASLPEIPVWSTDEGIKESDMPCDGFNDSIACGGAYLEELSNSLLNFSSEEELFLMDVDGEEGIDKSYLDGLSSLLLNSTNDVNPSQVPKKDEAELQVPKTDGTESLMASQAHVLNHSVSCHKELEDNQGSTSSGVQVVHKLEFQMPSPPLAEDSLFHELINEVPSCSLNTEEQEIPDNEDVFLPFDVPPVIFPPSSKLIFKASKKPISSSVQDYGFNRHRANGRGKVLMHVEKKIRVESQSSSQMMGSPCFLVPDGGSKVKCELPANHASHIVSTSSVTVSGGLGGNGAANTTIAPLHANKKEEATNADLAKDQCNHMANPFIKKSAGSSNDLQNNPQFHGSSMKNEQDIGLSLQDHQLKCAEVGSSDVLDSELVADPLTLDEEEHDIDSDDELPSYSDVEAMVLDMDLDPDDHQDSCYSEEVSRYQHVESKRAIMRLEQGAHSCIQRAINAHGAFAILYGRHSKHYIKKPEVLLGRATEGFPVDIDLSKGGYSNSISRRQAIIKMDKEGSFYIKNFGKSSILVNSKEVHTGQSQRLHTNYLIEVRGIPLIFEINQNRVKRYLDHISDNSQTF, translated from the exons ATGACAAACTTTGAGCTTTCAGCTTCGCCTCTCCCATCGAAGTTTTACAGGTTTGGACATTCCAAGGAACATAAAGTTGTTTCAGCTAAGAGAAAGTCTGGAAGTGTTCGCAATTTGTATTATGCAAGGTGCAAAAGAATTCGAAATAGCATGTTAACTTCCATGGACTTGAGTTTTCTAGTGGATCCGGGAAATAGTAATTATGCAGAGCATGAACTTCACCCCTTATCTGGAACCTGCGTGCCTGAAGGTGGAACTTTAAATCTCCCTGTTCAGTATGATTTTCCTCCTGAAAATGTGATGGATGATAACGTGGTTTCTGATGGAGTTACTGCCAGTGTGTTTTTCCCTGGAGTTGAAAGGGCAGTTGAAGAGAATTTTCCTGCCAAGCTAAATAATGTACTTAAGGAAGAACCTCATTTTATTGGAGACAACGTGCCTTTGGATGAAGCTGTTGAGGAATTGGATGTTCCTGGAGAATTGACTATTGATGGGTGGATTGGTGACGATAATTTAGAGAGAATACCTTTGCCCACATTAGATGACATCAACAATGACCCTGGAAATATGTGTCCtgattttgatgaaaaatgtgCATTTGATTCTGAGTTAGAGTGCGGAACTTCATTTAACTTGGCTTCACTTCCTGAAATACCAGTCTGGAGTACAGATGAGGGCATCAAAGAGTCTGATATGCCATGCGATGGTTTTAATGATTCGATTGCTTGTGGGGGTGCTTATTTGGAAGAACTGTCCAATTCTCTCCTCAACTTTAGTAGTGAGGAAGAGCTCTTTCTGATggatgttgatggagaagaagGGATTGACAAATCTTACTTGGATGGTTTGAGTTCGCTCCTACTAAATTCTACAAATGATGTTAATCCAAGTCAAGTCCCTAAAAAGGATGAAGCAGAGCTGCAAGTCCCTAAAACAGATGGAACAGAGTCGTTAATGGCCTCACAGGCACATGTTCTAAATCATTCAGTTTCATGTCACAAAGAGTTAGAAGACAACCAAGGGTCAACCTCTAGTGGTGTACAAGTAGTTCACAAATTAGAGTTCCAAATGCCATCTCCTCCCTTGGCTGAAGATTCCCTCTTTCATGAACTAATTAACGAAGTTCCTTCCTGTTCCCTAAACACTGAGGAACAAGAAATTCCAGATAATGAAGACGTTTTCCTACCGTTTGATGTGCCTCCTGTCATATTTCCCCCTTCatctaaattgatttttaaagcATCCAAGAAACCAATTTCGTCATCTGTTCAGGATTATGGATTTAATAGGCATAGAGCTAACGGAAGAGGCAAAGTTCtgatgcatgtagagaagaaaATCCGTGTAGAATCTCAATCATCTTCTCAGATGATGGGATCACCTTGCTTCCTGGTACCTGATGGTGGTTCTAAGGTAAAATGCGAGTTGCCTGCTAATCACGCATCACACATAGTATCTACGAGTTCTGTTACTGTTTCTGGTGGCTTAGGTGGAAATGGTGCTGCAAACACTACAATTGCTCCTCTGCATGCAAATAAAAAGGAAGAAGCTACCAATGCTGACTTGGCAAAGGATCAATGCAATCATATGGCAAATCCTTTCATTAAGAAATCAGCAGGTAGTTCGAATGACTTACAAAATAATCCCCAATTTCATGGTTCTAGCATGAAGAATGAACAAGATATAGGTTTGTCACTTCAAGATCACCAGTTGAAATGTGCTGAAGTTGGATCCTCAGATGTTCTTGACTCAGAGCTGGTGGCAGACCCTCTAACACTAGATGAGGAAGAGCATGATATAGACAGCGACGATGAGCTTCCTTCTTATTCTGACGTAGAAGCAATG GTACTTGATATGGATTTGGATCCTGATGATCATCAGGATTCTTGTTATAGTGAGGAAG TATCAAGATATCAACATGTGGAAAGTAAGCGAGCTATCATGAGGCTGGAACAGGGTGCCCATTCTTGTATTCAGAGAGCCATTAATGCACATGGAGCATTTGCCATCTTATATGGTCGCCACTCAAAGCATTATATTAAGAAACCCGAG GTTCTACTTGGTCGAGCGACGGAAGGTTTTCCTGTGGACATTGACTTGAGCAAAGGAGGGTATAGCAATTCAATATCTCGACGTCAG GCAATTATAAAGATGGATAAAGAGGGATCATTCTACATAAAAAACTTCGGCAAGAGTTCAATCCTGGTAAATAGCAAAGAAGTGCACACTGGTCAGTCTCAAAGACTGCATACTAATTATCTAATTGAG